One Fuerstiella marisgermanici DNA window includes the following coding sequences:
- a CDS encoding ubiquinol-cytochrome c reductase iron-sulfur subunit, producing MGDTNSPDTSAPAETPSDAELSSGSESRRNALVSVLTGFLSFVIVAIPSFLAGAFYLDPILRRKKSGGAAGGGALDGFIKLDATTDSLPDDGTPVAVTVKSTLDDAWNRFKDVPVGSVWLRKQPDGSVIAFNSICPHLGCSVNYRRSDDDFFCPCHTSSFDLDGTKTNEVPPRNMDELEIITATDGEPGKDGKELWLKFQNFRGATEQKIPV from the coding sequence ATGGGCGATACAAACAGCCCCGATACTTCTGCGCCTGCAGAAACGCCCTCAGACGCCGAGCTGTCGTCAGGCTCGGAATCTCGCCGCAACGCATTGGTGAGTGTCTTGACTGGCTTTTTAAGCTTCGTAATCGTGGCCATACCGTCGTTTCTGGCGGGCGCCTTCTACCTCGATCCCATTCTGCGACGGAAAAAGTCTGGCGGAGCGGCAGGCGGCGGTGCACTGGACGGTTTCATCAAGCTCGACGCTACCACAGATTCGCTACCAGACGACGGTACGCCGGTTGCCGTCACGGTGAAGTCGACGCTCGATGATGCCTGGAATCGGTTCAAAGACGTTCCTGTTGGCAGTGTCTGGCTACGGAAACAGCCGGACGGTTCCGTGATCGCGTTCAATTCGATCTGCCCACACCTGGGCTGCTCTGTGAATTACCGCCGCAGCGACGACGACTTTTTCTGCCCGTGTCACACAAGCTCCTTCGACCTTGACGGCACGAAGACAAACGAAGTTCCTCCACGCAACATGGACGAACTGGAAATCATCACGGCAACAGACGGCGAGCCTGGCAAAGACGGCAAGGAACTTTGGCTGAAGTTTCAGAACTTTCGCGGTGCGACAGAACAGAAGATTCCTGTTTAG
- the fae gene encoding formaldehyde-activating enzyme has protein sequence MSMYVGESLVGEGNEVAHIDLLIGDKSGPVGSAFANALADQKMGHSNLLAGTPNLAVKPSTVMITKVTIKGAKQAVQMFGPAQKAVANAVADCVKSGAIPKDQADNLCIVCGVFIHWDASDDKKIYEYNYEATKQAIERAMKNEPSIDDVLAQRDTADHPFYAG, from the coding sequence ATGTCAATGTACGTTGGTGAATCGCTTGTTGGTGAAGGAAACGAAGTCGCTCATATCGACCTGCTGATCGGCGACAAAAGTGGACCTGTCGGATCAGCGTTCGCAAACGCTCTGGCCGACCAGAAAATGGGGCACAGCAACCTTCTGGCTGGTACGCCAAACCTTGCCGTAAAGCCATCCACCGTGATGATCACGAAAGTGACGATCAAAGGTGCCAAGCAGGCTGTGCAGATGTTCGGCCCAGCTCAAAAAGCCGTTGCCAATGCCGTCGCTGACTGCGTTAAGTCTGGCGCGATTCCTAAAGATCAGGCCGATAACCTGTGCATCGTTTGCGGCGTTTTCATTCACTGGGATGCGTCTGACGACAAAAAGATCTACGAATACAACTACGAAGCCACAAAGCAGGCGATCGAACGAGCCATGAAGAACGAGCCATCAATCGACGATGTCCTCGCTCAACGAGACACTGCTGATCACCCCTTCTACGCAGGCTAG
- a CDS encoding PVC-type heme-binding CxxCH protein codes for MIRILTAALFCCLPLLCRADEYQPKVAEASKDAELALEGFVLPDGIQGRLLAAEPNIANPVAFYVANDGRVFVCETFRQEIGVEDNRNHMDWLHNDLRLETVEERLAMFKKYLGHEVEKYATEHDRIRLLEDTNGDGTLDSSKVFAQGFNNILDGTGAGVLELDGNVYYTCIPKLWKMQDTDGDGKADRHEALHHGYGVRVAFRGHDMHGLVVGPDGRLYFSIGDRGYNVITKEGTRLKRPDSGAVFRCDLDGTNLEVFAYGLRNSQELAFDNNGNLFTVDNNSDSGDQARLVYVVQDSDSGWRMYYQYLDDRGPWNRERMWYPHQADDETAAVQPAYILPPIVNISDGPSGFTFYPGLGLADRYNDHFFLADFRGTAGNSGIRSFAVTPKGATFDITDSHEFIWSILATDVDFAPDGSLYVTDWVNGWTGEGKGRLYRFADKEHISAVTGANVTKLLASGLTDFKAEELMELLNHADRRVRQMAQFELVKREEFPLLLKAAESLTDDTKSRHVMWALWQFGLQSAERATKVAAAFLQHSSSESEITTQQLKIFADLARRHPIDAVLPSDLRAAWRERAAELTKVADLRVAGFAAVALGKIGKAEDAAPLIKLLTRNNDADPVLRHQAVMGLVPLAERSPGSLLNFVNNPESTTATQRALAVVFRRTDDMAGLSKLGSGDPETNLEVARALMDERTGTAKFMVLHSVTSDLKGDLLRRALEAMYRIGSDEAATLVAEFASNGTTDDSMRAVAAEMLKTWNNPQQTDTVNGRWRPLPQREVSGLDEVVRPHLAGMLAGPKEVRQTAIEVAAMLGLKDVIPTLKEMLADDAAEENTRVAAFKALANLEADIDSLLNKGRGDMSEAIRVASLELLAERRPEDAVPALKSTLDVGSVKAKQTALRLLGQINTPATAEVLASAFDAYNKNMLPKAVALDLLQASEAVGSDKLTKLVNNFRMDQKMIGTKVAEWNECLEGGNAERGRTVFFGRAAASCRRCHKVNGEGADVGPDLSAVAKDKDRTYLLEAIVDPNAKIAKGFETTIIVDINGRIHSGIIKEETADVVKLMTPKGAIITVATDDIDERAKGQSGMPSDITKALSREDVRDLVEFMAGLKTAKDGSHGKEGE; via the coding sequence ATGATTCGAATTCTCACCGCCGCACTCTTCTGTTGCCTGCCTCTTCTGTGCCGGGCAGACGAATACCAACCGAAAGTTGCGGAAGCTTCCAAAGACGCCGAACTGGCGTTGGAAGGCTTCGTGCTGCCCGATGGCATCCAGGGCCGTTTGCTGGCCGCCGAACCGAACATCGCAAATCCTGTTGCGTTTTACGTGGCGAACGACGGGCGAGTCTTCGTGTGCGAAACGTTTCGTCAGGAAATCGGCGTCGAGGATAACCGCAACCACATGGACTGGCTGCACAACGATCTGCGGCTGGAAACTGTCGAAGAGCGGCTGGCGATGTTCAAGAAGTATCTGGGTCACGAAGTTGAAAAATATGCCACAGAACACGATCGCATTCGTCTGCTGGAAGACACCAATGGCGACGGAACCCTGGATAGTTCAAAGGTGTTCGCTCAGGGCTTCAACAACATTCTGGACGGCACCGGCGCGGGTGTGTTGGAACTTGATGGCAACGTGTACTACACCTGCATCCCGAAGCTGTGGAAGATGCAGGACACAGATGGTGACGGCAAGGCGGATCGCCACGAAGCGTTGCATCACGGGTACGGCGTGCGAGTCGCGTTTCGAGGCCACGACATGCACGGCCTGGTCGTTGGCCCGGACGGACGTTTATATTTCAGCATCGGCGACCGTGGCTACAACGTGATCACCAAAGAGGGAACTCGGTTAAAGCGACCGGACAGCGGCGCTGTGTTCCGTTGTGATTTGGACGGAACGAACCTGGAAGTCTTCGCCTACGGATTGCGAAATTCTCAGGAACTGGCCTTCGACAACAACGGCAACCTGTTCACCGTCGACAACAATTCCGACAGTGGCGACCAGGCTCGTTTGGTCTACGTCGTGCAGGATAGCGACAGCGGCTGGCGGATGTACTATCAGTATCTGGACGATCGAGGCCCCTGGAACCGCGAACGCATGTGGTACCCTCATCAGGCCGACGACGAAACCGCGGCCGTTCAGCCCGCCTACATTCTGCCGCCGATCGTCAACATCAGCGACGGCCCGTCAGGCTTCACATTTTACCCGGGACTTGGGTTGGCCGACCGATATAACGATCACTTCTTCCTTGCCGACTTCCGAGGCACCGCTGGGAACAGCGGCATTCGCAGCTTTGCGGTTACACCAAAGGGAGCCACCTTCGACATCACCGACTCGCACGAATTCATCTGGTCAATTCTGGCGACGGACGTGGACTTCGCTCCGGATGGAAGCCTGTACGTGACCGACTGGGTCAACGGCTGGACGGGCGAAGGGAAAGGCCGCCTGTACCGTTTTGCAGACAAAGAACACATCAGCGCTGTCACTGGCGCGAACGTGACAAAGCTGCTGGCCAGCGGTTTGACAGATTTCAAAGCCGAAGAACTGATGGAATTGCTCAACCACGCGGATCGACGCGTTCGGCAGATGGCTCAGTTTGAACTCGTCAAACGCGAAGAATTCCCTTTGCTGCTGAAAGCCGCGGAATCGCTAACGGACGACACAAAAAGCCGCCACGTAATGTGGGCATTGTGGCAGTTCGGACTTCAGTCGGCGGAACGAGCGACCAAAGTTGCGGCGGCGTTTTTGCAGCATTCCAGTTCTGAATCAGAAATCACGACTCAGCAGTTGAAGATATTTGCGGACCTTGCGCGGCGGCATCCGATCGATGCCGTCCTGCCTTCTGATCTGCGAGCTGCATGGCGCGAGCGGGCAGCGGAGCTGACCAAAGTCGCGGATTTACGAGTCGCTGGTTTTGCGGCTGTTGCACTCGGGAAGATTGGCAAAGCCGAAGACGCCGCCCCGCTGATCAAGCTGTTGACTCGCAACAACGATGCGGATCCCGTGCTGCGGCACCAGGCTGTGATGGGACTCGTGCCGCTCGCCGAACGATCCCCCGGCAGCTTACTGAATTTTGTGAACAACCCTGAATCCACAACCGCCACGCAACGGGCGCTGGCGGTCGTATTCCGAAGAACCGACGACATGGCCGGACTGAGTAAGCTCGGATCGGGTGATCCGGAGACGAACCTGGAAGTCGCTCGGGCATTGATGGACGAGCGAACCGGAACCGCTAAATTCATGGTTTTGCATTCCGTCACATCTGACCTTAAGGGCGATTTACTTCGCCGAGCTCTTGAAGCCATGTACAGAATCGGGAGCGATGAGGCAGCGACACTTGTCGCTGAATTTGCAAGCAATGGCACAACCGACGACAGCATGCGCGCCGTCGCTGCCGAGATGCTAAAAACATGGAACAATCCTCAACAGACCGACACCGTTAACGGCCGTTGGCGTCCGCTGCCTCAGCGAGAAGTTTCTGGCTTGGACGAAGTCGTTCGGCCTCATCTTGCCGGCATGCTGGCAGGGCCGAAAGAAGTTCGGCAGACCGCGATTGAAGTCGCCGCGATGCTGGGCCTGAAGGATGTGATCCCAACGTTGAAAGAAATGCTGGCCGACGACGCTGCAGAAGAAAATACGCGAGTGGCAGCGTTTAAGGCGTTGGCGAATCTGGAAGCCGATATCGATTCGCTATTGAACAAAGGGCGAGGCGATATGTCGGAAGCCATTCGCGTCGCCTCGCTGGAACTGTTAGCCGAACGACGCCCGGAAGATGCCGTTCCCGCGTTGAAGTCGACACTGGACGTTGGCAGCGTCAAAGCCAAACAAACCGCGCTGCGGCTGTTGGGGCAGATTAACACACCGGCCACTGCAGAGGTCCTGGCGTCAGCCTTCGACGCGTACAACAAAAACATGCTTCCTAAAGCGGTCGCTCTGGATCTGCTGCAGGCTTCAGAAGCTGTTGGCAGCGATAAGTTGACTAAGCTGGTCAACAATTTCCGTATGGACCAAAAGATGATCGGCACAAAAGTGGCCGAATGGAATGAGTGTCTGGAAGGTGGCAATGCGGAACGCGGTCGCACGGTGTTCTTTGGCCGAGCCGCCGCGTCGTGCCGTCGCTGTCACAAGGTGAATGGCGAAGGAGCCGACGTGGGGCCCGATCTTTCTGCCGTCGCCAAAGACAAGGACCGTACCTATCTGCTGGAAGCGATCGTCGACCCCAACGCCAAGATTGCCAAAGGCTTCGAAACGACAATCATTGTCGACATCAACGGACGTATCCATTCGGGCATCATCAAGGAAGAAACAGCTGATGTCGTGAAGCTGATGACGCCCAAGGGAGCGATCATCACCGTAGCGACGGACGACATCGACGAACGAGCGAAAGGCCAAAGCGGCATGCCGTCCGATATCACCAAGGCGTTGAGTCGCGAAGACGTGCGGGATCTGGTCGAGTTTATGGCCGGATTAAAGACTGCCAAAGACGGCAGTCACGGCAAGGAAGGCGAGTAG
- a CDS encoding cytochrome b N-terminal domain-containing protein, whose amino-acid sequence MNALMAWLDNRTGYKSLMHEALYERVPGGARWRYVWGSTLVFTFVLQVITGFMLWSAYSPSTRTAWESVYYIQNEMTLGYLIRGVHHFAAQAMVVLMAIHLVQVIIDGAYKAPREINFWLGMVLMMIVLGLSLTGYLLPWDQKGYYATQVTTNIMSLTPVAGAEVQTLAQGGNQYGHMTLTRFFAMHAGILPALLVAFLALHIYCFRRHGLTVHDENHAPETSFWPDQVLKDAIACLAVLAVVLLFAIFKGAELSAPADAAVKFDAARPEWYFLFLFRFLRFHAVESIGLVWGAIVLPGVIMGVIALMPLTHKFLGEFGHTLNKAFIWLLGAAIVVLTAMAFIEDRNDIDHQAALAEAHRDGGRAVELASGPDRIPVDGAVGMLRRDPFTQGPRLFAKHCSSCHRYNGHDGRGMLVTEKKKVAPPTASDLGNFGSREWMRSIVVDYAAHLSPLKNAGWFKDAKAKEEAGEDVTYLNPDESEMADWSGYPESLLSDENSENLDALVEFLYSEANPGYIPADVKEREEWVNALAANEQLAAKGRAVATEGAWAGDLEGTSCADCHTTIGEDFVAVSDDDADGYPTMAKYGSAKWLTDFIRNPGAPRHYGAKNEMPAYPPQQLTDEDLNLLVRWLTHDYLPSDVPDYPSRLGDLPSAGDAAADSNEADEDATEGQDLEENAGEEATEQE is encoded by the coding sequence ATGAACGCTCTGATGGCATGGCTTGATAACCGTACCGGCTACAAGTCTTTGATGCACGAAGCTTTGTACGAACGAGTGCCCGGCGGGGCTCGCTGGCGATACGTCTGGGGCAGTACGCTGGTCTTCACATTCGTTCTGCAGGTGATTACCGGATTCATGCTGTGGTCGGCGTATAGCCCCAGCACTCGCACCGCCTGGGAAAGTGTTTATTACATTCAAAACGAAATGACGCTGGGCTATCTCATCCGCGGCGTGCATCACTTTGCGGCTCAGGCGATGGTCGTGCTGATGGCCATTCACCTGGTGCAGGTGATCATCGACGGAGCGTACAAGGCGCCGCGAGAAATCAATTTCTGGCTTGGCATGGTACTGATGATGATCGTGCTCGGTCTGTCACTGACCGGGTACCTGCTGCCGTGGGACCAGAAGGGCTACTATGCGACTCAGGTGACGACCAATATTATGAGTCTCACGCCGGTGGCGGGAGCCGAAGTGCAAACGCTGGCTCAGGGCGGCAATCAATACGGGCACATGACGCTGACTCGCTTTTTCGCCATGCATGCAGGAATACTTCCCGCGCTGCTGGTGGCGTTTCTGGCGTTGCACATTTACTGCTTCCGTCGGCACGGCCTCACCGTCCACGACGAAAACCACGCACCCGAAACTTCGTTTTGGCCTGATCAGGTTTTGAAGGACGCCATTGCGTGCCTCGCTGTTCTGGCTGTTGTACTACTGTTTGCCATCTTCAAAGGAGCTGAACTTAGCGCGCCCGCTGACGCGGCGGTGAAGTTCGACGCGGCTCGCCCGGAATGGTACTTCCTGTTTCTGTTTCGCTTTCTGCGATTTCACGCGGTGGAATCCATCGGCCTTGTCTGGGGAGCCATCGTGTTGCCCGGTGTGATCATGGGCGTGATCGCATTGATGCCGCTCACGCACAAGTTTTTGGGTGAGTTCGGACATACACTGAATAAAGCGTTCATCTGGCTACTCGGCGCGGCAATCGTGGTCCTCACTGCCATGGCGTTCATCGAAGACAGAAACGACATCGACCACCAGGCGGCTCTAGCCGAAGCTCACCGAGATGGCGGGCGAGCGGTGGAACTCGCATCGGGACCGGACCGCATTCCTGTGGATGGAGCGGTCGGGATGCTGCGGCGCGATCCGTTTACTCAGGGGCCGCGACTGTTCGCGAAGCATTGTTCCAGTTGCCATCGCTACAACGGTCACGATGGCCGTGGCATGCTGGTTACAGAAAAGAAAAAAGTTGCACCACCGACGGCGTCTGATCTCGGTAACTTCGGCAGTCGCGAATGGATGCGTTCCATTGTAGTCGACTATGCGGCTCATCTGTCACCGCTGAAAAATGCGGGCTGGTTCAAGGACGCGAAGGCGAAGGAAGAAGCTGGCGAAGACGTCACGTATCTGAATCCGGACGAATCTGAAATGGCCGACTGGTCGGGCTATCCGGAATCGCTGCTGTCGGACGAGAACTCCGAAAACCTGGACGCGCTGGTGGAGTTCCTCTATTCGGAAGCGAATCCCGGCTACATACCGGCCGATGTCAAAGAGCGAGAAGAATGGGTGAATGCCCTCGCAGCCAATGAACAATTGGCCGCGAAAGGTCGAGCTGTCGCTACTGAAGGCGCATGGGCCGGAGACCTGGAAGGCACGTCGTGCGCCGATTGCCACACAACGATTGGTGAAGACTTCGTGGCCGTCTCTGATGATGACGCTGATGGCTATCCCACGATGGCGAAATATGGTTCGGCCAAATGGTTGACCGACTTCATTCGCAACCCCGGAGCGCCTCGCCACTACGGTGCAAAGAATGAAATGCCGGCTTATCCACCGCAGCAACTCACGGACGAAGACCTGAACCTGCTGGTCCGCTGGCTGACTCACGACTATCTGCCTTCAGACGTGCCCGACTACCCCAGTCGACTTGGTGATCTGCCGTCGGCCGGAGACGCCGCAGCCGACAGCAATGAAGCTGACGAGGATGCAACGGAGGGGCAGGACCTGGAAGAGAACGCAGGCGAAGAAGCGACTGAGCAAGAGTAA
- a CDS encoding polyprenyl synthetase family protein has product MNASTLSASDLKKQLLEHLQGDLQAVNEVMRRKLETRSSFVSDVTQHVSRFQGKQIRPMLLLLTSRMISGRADRNAAMLAASVEMIHLATLVHDDVIDEAETRRHVTTVHRRWNTETSVLLGDYLFSKSFHLAASTGDAEACRLIGLATDRTCEGELNQSAIRVDGSTTETDYFRIIRDKTGQLFGLSCLLGARTADGNTAQQKAARRFGMRLGMAFQIADDVLDLTQTTAETGKDAGNDLQNGRLTLPLLRACQLASPETLFRNGANDRESLCEVEAVQEGIRSALETAEDLVTKSIRDLTHFPASADRSFLELIATFAVQRRS; this is encoded by the coding sequence ATGAACGCGTCAACGCTTAGCGCGAGCGACCTGAAAAAACAACTGCTGGAACATCTGCAAGGCGACCTGCAGGCGGTTAACGAAGTCATGCGGCGCAAGCTGGAAACTCGCAGCAGTTTCGTCAGCGACGTCACTCAGCACGTATCCCGATTCCAGGGCAAGCAGATTCGGCCCATGTTGCTGCTTCTGACCAGTCGGATGATTTCCGGCCGCGCAGATCGAAATGCCGCGATGCTGGCGGCGTCCGTCGAAATGATTCATCTTGCCACATTGGTGCATGATGACGTGATCGACGAAGCGGAAACTCGCCGTCACGTCACAACTGTCCATCGCCGATGGAACACAGAAACCAGCGTCCTGCTGGGAGACTATTTGTTCTCGAAGTCCTTTCACCTCGCAGCATCAACCGGCGACGCAGAAGCCTGCCGACTAATCGGACTGGCCACCGACCGCACGTGCGAAGGCGAATTAAACCAGTCGGCCATTCGTGTTGACGGATCGACAACGGAAACGGACTACTTCCGCATCATTCGCGATAAGACCGGCCAGCTATTTGGCCTCAGCTGCCTGCTGGGTGCTCGAACGGCTGACGGCAACACCGCACAACAAAAGGCGGCTCGGCGCTTTGGTATGCGGCTGGGAATGGCTTTCCAGATTGCGGATGATGTTCTGGACCTGACCCAAACCACAGCAGAGACCGGCAAAGACGCAGGCAACGATTTGCAAAACGGCCGTTTGACGCTGCCGCTGCTGCGAGCGTGTCAGTTGGCGTCGCCGGAAACTCTTTTCCGTAACGGCGCGAACGATCGAGAATCGTTGTGCGAAGTTGAGGCAGTTCAGGAAGGTATCCGTTCGGCTTTAGAAACCGCCGAAGACCTGGTGACAAAATCGATCCGCGACCTGACTCATTTTCCAGCGTCCGCTGATCGCAGCTTTCTGGAACTGATCGCAACCTTTGCC
- a CDS encoding dipeptidase yields MLRSPLFLMLPLLATTVFAEDKQRSPVVLTEHGREVHSAGMLFDGHNDLPWQMREIGSSSFDVFDIRKAQPKLHTDIDRLRKGGVKAQFWSVYVPAETDKAGTALLQTTQQIDLVENMVKRYSDVFEMASTPDDVERIVKSGKIASMMGIEGGYSIENSLDNIKRLYDRGCRYMTLTHSKSLEWADSATDEPRCGGLSEFGEAVIAEMNRVGMLIDLSHVSAECMRKSLAVTKAPVIFSHSSARALNKHPRNVPDDILKMMPDNGGVVMVNFYSKFVIPTKQLEKDDTHPGSIHDVVDHIEHIINVAGIDHVGIGSDFDGVPRLPDQLEDVSTYPLITQELLNRGHSAADIHKLMGTNVMRVLRAAEAVRE; encoded by the coding sequence ATGTTGCGATCTCCTTTGTTTCTGATGCTGCCGTTGTTGGCGACGACTGTCTTTGCAGAAGACAAGCAGCGTTCGCCGGTAGTCCTGACGGAACATGGTCGCGAAGTGCATTCCGCCGGCATGCTGTTTGACGGGCACAACGATTTGCCGTGGCAGATGAGGGAAATCGGGAGTTCCTCGTTTGATGTCTTCGACATCCGCAAAGCTCAGCCCAAGCTACACACAGACATCGACCGTCTTCGCAAAGGCGGCGTGAAGGCTCAGTTTTGGTCGGTGTATGTGCCCGCCGAAACGGACAAAGCTGGCACAGCACTGCTGCAAACCACCCAGCAAATCGACCTCGTCGAAAACATGGTCAAACGCTATTCGGACGTCTTCGAAATGGCGTCAACACCGGACGATGTCGAACGCATTGTGAAGTCCGGAAAAATCGCCAGCATGATGGGGATCGAAGGCGGCTACTCTATCGAAAATTCGCTGGACAATATCAAGCGGCTATACGATCGTGGCTGCCGATATATGACGCTCACGCATTCCAAGTCGCTGGAATGGGCCGACTCCGCGACCGACGAACCTCGCTGCGGCGGACTGTCTGAATTCGGCGAAGCGGTCATCGCAGAAATGAATCGCGTTGGCATGCTGATCGATCTGTCTCACGTGTCGGCCGAATGCATGAGGAAATCACTGGCCGTCACCAAAGCGCCCGTGATCTTTTCACATTCTTCTGCTCGAGCTCTCAATAAACACCCTCGCAACGTGCCGGACGACATCCTGAAAATGATGCCGGACAACGGTGGAGTGGTGATGGTGAATTTCTATTCGAAGTTTGTGATCCCCACAAAGCAACTCGAAAAAGACGACACTCATCCCGGCAGCATTCACGACGTTGTTGACCACATCGAACACATCATCAATGTCGCAGGTATCGACCACGTCGGCATCGGTTCCGACTTCGACGGTGTGCCCAGGTTGCCTGATCAACTGGAAGACGTCTCCACGTACCCGCTGATTACTCAGGAACTACTCAACCGCGGTCATTCAGCGGCCGACATTCACAAGCTGATGGGAACCAACGTCATGCGAGTTCTCAGGGCAGCCGAGGCGGTTCGCGAATAG
- the moaC gene encoding cyclic pyranopterin monophosphate synthase MoaC has product MTSLTHFDDDGASRMVDVSAKPVSDRMAKAEATVFMRPETLRIIRQKEISKGDVLEVARLAGIMATKRTDELIPLCHSLGLDSASIEFSFLDEKSLHIKSTVRVAGKTGVEMEALTAVSVAALTVYDMCKAIDRAIEISHVRLLEKSGGKSGHFIRHN; this is encoded by the coding sequence ATGACCAGCCTGACTCATTTTGACGATGACGGGGCGAGCCGGATGGTGGACGTTTCGGCGAAGCCGGTTTCCGATCGGATGGCCAAAGCAGAAGCCACCGTGTTCATGCGACCAGAAACTTTGCGGATCATTCGCCAGAAGGAAATCTCAAAGGGCGACGTCCTTGAGGTGGCTCGACTGGCCGGGATCATGGCGACCAAACGCACCGACGAACTGATTCCGCTCTGCCATTCGTTGGGCCTCGATTCCGCAAGTATTGAGTTCTCGTTCCTCGACGAAAAGTCACTGCACATCAAGAGTACGGTACGCGTCGCCGGGAAAACGGGCGTGGAAATGGAAGCTCTCACAGCCGTGAGCGTCGCCGCTTTAACGGTCTACGATATGTGCAAAGCGATTGACCGGGCGATCGAGATTTCGCACGTGCGGTTGTTGGAGAAATCGGGCGGGAAGAGTGGACATTTTATTCGACACAACTAA
- a CDS encoding DUF1444 family protein, protein MSEESDSPPDPMSGFSEFRGPANWFTLQVPAMLNLQQTEAFFEITPRMASAATTDAGPARDQDESTAPLGSKKNAVDAASLPWSLTLYAAWVEEDQPNTDAASFSPATLFPRVIKSSSAGSLPIDATNRSWTGQSIKANGSWWRRLFQKRNSYEWRLWVIEYQQIIMVASLQSQQGRALDVETVNVCNHVLSSICFAEELARPPELFRREVVGLARKHFPLLEVTPAGNFGIRINESEIHLTNFYRSYLQAPDRLKQIVLPGITTVVRLQEWGPEQLMPALDAVADRIMPMLYPESEAESSLQEFVRVPWVAGLSIMFVVDEDDTYRFVHKAMLKTWDVTAEDLQSLAMDNLARFAEDHPLEVTLVGEDDDPRMLVPVTPHAYNTVRLLGGELHGRLRQVLGAELVVGVPNRDFFVAISLNHPKLIGEIQRQVAYDFQAMHHPLTSRLLVISADGVSEYC, encoded by the coding sequence ATGTCTGAGGAATCTGATTCGCCTCCTGATCCTATGAGCGGTTTCTCGGAATTTCGAGGGCCCGCGAATTGGTTCACGTTGCAGGTGCCCGCGATGCTGAACCTGCAGCAGACCGAAGCGTTTTTCGAAATCACGCCGCGCATGGCGTCTGCTGCAACCACAGACGCAGGCCCCGCCCGAGATCAGGATGAGTCTACCGCACCGCTTGGATCAAAAAAGAACGCGGTTGATGCGGCATCGCTGCCATGGTCGCTCACCCTGTACGCCGCGTGGGTAGAAGAAGATCAGCCCAACACAGACGCCGCGTCGTTTAGCCCGGCGACTTTGTTTCCCAGAGTGATCAAAAGCAGCTCCGCCGGTTCCCTTCCGATCGATGCGACCAATCGGTCGTGGACCGGACAGTCCATCAAAGCCAATGGTTCATGGTGGCGCCGGTTGTTTCAAAAGCGAAACAGCTACGAATGGCGATTGTGGGTGATTGAGTACCAGCAAATTATCATGGTGGCCAGTCTGCAGTCACAACAGGGACGCGCACTGGACGTCGAAACGGTGAACGTCTGCAACCACGTGCTGTCGTCAATTTGCTTTGCCGAAGAATTGGCTCGCCCACCGGAGTTATTCCGCCGCGAGGTTGTTGGCCTGGCTCGTAAACACTTCCCTCTGTTGGAAGTCACTCCGGCTGGCAACTTTGGCATACGCATCAACGAATCAGAAATTCATCTGACGAACTTCTACCGTTCTTACCTTCAGGCACCCGATCGCCTGAAGCAGATTGTGCTGCCCGGCATTACCACCGTTGTGAGGCTTCAGGAATGGGGGCCGGAACAGTTGATGCCTGCTCTGGACGCCGTGGCCGACCGCATCATGCCGATGCTGTATCCGGAATCCGAAGCGGAATCATCGTTGCAGGAATTTGTGCGAGTTCCCTGGGTGGCAGGTTTAAGCATCATGTTCGTGGTGGACGAAGACGACACGTATCGCTTTGTCCACAAGGCCATGTTGAAGACATGGGACGTCACCGCCGAAGATCTGCAATCACTGGCGATGGATAATCTGGCGCGGTTTGCAGAAGACCACCCGCTGGAAGTGACTCTTGTTGGCGAAGACGACGATCCAAGGATGCTGGTCCCCGTTACGCCGCACGCCTACAACACCGTCAGACTTCTGGGCGGCGAACTGCACGGTCGGCTGCGTCAGGTTTTGGGAGCCGAACTTGTGGTCGGCGTTCCGAACCGCGATTTCTTTGTGGCGATCTCGCTGAACCACCCGAAGCTGATTGGAGAAATTCAACGGCAGGTGGCTTACGACTTTCAGGCGATGCACCACCCGCTTACCAGCCGGCTGTTAGTGATTTCTGCCGATGGCGTCAGCGAATACTGTTAG